TAGAATTGTCCATTATTCGAGTCCTACCCAGCAATTAGTCAATACAGATCTTGAGATATTAAATAACCAAGTCGCTAAAGATAACTGTCAAAAATACATGAAGGATAAACTAGAAAGGTATATCCCAGATAAGGGCGGTGATAAAACCGCCGTCATTCTAAAATTCCAATTAGGTACATCGGCATATGCAACTATGGCGTTACGTGAATTGATGAAGCTAGAAACATCTCGAAGAGGTGATATGTGTGACATcagaaattagaaaaataagCATTTTGAACCCATTCTGTATATTATGTatcaaattaatttcatcacGCTAAATATTCATAGAAAAAACGTCTATTATCTTTCTTAGTTAGCTCCAaactaaagaaaaaaggaaataaatTCTCAATGTCAATGGCAACTTCTTAATACACAATAATGACAGTTAGATACGCTATTCAAGGAAATGTTGATTGGGCGTCATATATTATGTAACTTCTAGTTTGTACCACCTATGTACAATAAGCGTGGTTCCCGCGCTATGATATTACATGATAACTCATTCATACCGTAGTTTATGTTATTGGTAAAATAACAAGTTTACTGCTATGATAAAATTTTGTGTCATTTATCATGCGCCCTCAAAACTAAGTCGAGTCAAAAATACTTTGACgtatttttaattgttttggCGTCACAGACGTAAACTACTACTTAATTCCATGAAATCATCTTTCCCATGtaccatttttatttaaagtCATAACTTATTCGAAAGTTATTATTCCTCCCACTACCAATGGAAGTTGACCTAAACAAGTATCACATGATATTGTAaagtatcatcattttcgATAACATAATGCACactaattctaataataaaaatattaaatctTACGGCCCTACAATCTCAAGTAAGTCGAGATCAATAGAGGGTTTACCAAAGGGAAAAATATGGACCACAAATCCTAGTAAAGTAAGGACACCGAAAACAATATCTTACTTATTTCCCGAACACTCCCCTATCaacagaagaagagaattgTTTGGGTTTAGACGATTTACTAGGACCTACATTTTATCCTCTTCAAAGGAAAGGAAAACTGGTAAGAAGTCTGGCAGTTCAGATATATCGATAATCCAATGTTCTTCTAAAAGTACAAACTATTACAACTGTTTAACTGGCTTGCCCTTATcgaaaagaattaaaacaGATCCGAAAAGCAAGGAAATTTTATGTCATATTAGTTTAAAAGCAGAACCCAAAATTCAAGCTTATACTGCTGATGACTCTAAATACATCGAGGAAAGTCATTTCGCAAATGTTACTGACAAACAAAGAaggatgataataataagaaatattcCAAAGGAGACTGGAATACATAGTATTGTTGCTCAGATATCAGGTGGCCCAATAGAGAACTTCAATTTTTACCAGCAACATAAACTAAGCTCTCCTTCTAATGTTTTAAAGATAGCGTTCATAGCGAGCGAAGGTGCCCAGCAATTTATGAAGTACGGAAATACCAATTTATTCAAGGTTAATGGTATTCATTTGAAACCTGAATGGTTTGTCGACTCTAATTTATGCATTCCAAGCAAAACTGTTCCCTCGAAAACTCTACTGAACTATAATGGAAAATGTCGTTGCCTCTTTATGAAGCAATTACCTCTAAAAGATCATTTGGTCCTAAATTCCTTATATTTGAAACGTATACGGTCAGACTTTGAATGTTTTGGAGAAATTGTCGATATTTCTCCTTTGATCTCAAGGAGGCCATGCCTATATATACAGTTTTATGATATTTACAGTGCTGTGAGGGTCTTAGAAGCCTATGAAGACCGACACTCAAGGATACATCAACAGTACTTCGAAAAATGGTCCATCTATTATGGAAAGGATCTTACCGATACGGCTTGTTATCaattataaagaaattgttttattaggaactatataaaatattcattaacaCTCTACGTATctattataaataatataaagTTCTGTCTATCAAAATGAAGGTTCTTGTACTATTTATCAAAGACCACCAATAAACCTCCTACCAGATGAAGTGAACCTGTGACAAAAATATCAAGGCTGTCTTGTCTGAGACTTTCTATTAAACTAACTGCTTCTTCTATAGTAGGTGTAACGTGGACTTCTGGACGATGTTTATCGATTCTATTCCATTCTTTTCGTAGAGCTTCttgtattttcaatttttctaCGTCATCTTTCGAAGTATTCATGGAAACAAGATCAGGGCTATAAGTT
The Naumovozyma dairenensis CBS 421 chromosome 5, complete genome DNA segment above includes these coding regions:
- the SSP2 gene encoding Ssp2p (similar to Saccharomyces cerevisiae SSP2 (YOR242C); ancestral locus Anc_8.670) encodes the protein MHTNSNNKNIKSYGPTISSKSRSIEGLPKGKIWTTNPSKVRTPKTISYLFPEHSPINRRRELFGFRRFTRTYILSSSKERKTGKKSGSSDISIIQCSSKSTNYYNCLTGLPLSKRIKTDPKSKEILCHISLKAEPKIQAYTADDSKYIEESHFANVTDKQRRMIIIRNIPKETGIHSIVAQISGGPIENFNFYQQHKLSSPSNVLKIAFIASEGAQQFMKYGNTNLFKVNGIHLKPEWFVDSNLCIPSKTVPSKTLLNYNGKCRCLFMKQLPLKDHLVLNSLYLKRIRSDFECFGEIVDISPLISRRPCLYIQFYDIYSAVRVLEAYEDRHSRIHQQYFEKWSIYYGKDLTDTACYQL